From Triticum urartu cultivar G1812 chromosome 2, Tu2.1, whole genome shotgun sequence, a single genomic window includes:
- the LOC125534630 gene encoding antimicrobial peptide 1b, giving the protein MKPHMSATVPRAPRVAAILLAVVLAAVLAMAVNGAQRCGDQARGAKCPNCLCCGKYGFCGSGDAYCGEGSCQSQCRGCRDDVVGQALPTESDPTRAAAASSASATGLNLTASTGGP; this is encoded by the coding sequence ATGAAGCCACACATGTCCGCCACGGTACCGAGAGCCCCGAGGGTGGCGGCCATCCTCCTGGCCGTGGTCCTGGCGGCGGTGCTCGCCATGGCCGTGAACGGCGCCCAGAGGTGCGGCGACCAGGCCCGCGGCGCAAAGTGCCCCAACTGCCTCTGCTGCGGTAAATACGGCTTCTGCGGCAGTGGCGACGCCTACTGCGGCGAAGGCAGCTGCCAGAGCCAGTGCCGCGGCTGCCGTGACGACGTCGTGGGGCAGGCGTTGCCGACCGAGTCGGATCCTACAAGAGCTGCAGCGGCGTCCTCGGCGTCAGCCACGGGATTAAACTTGACTGCTTCCACCGGAGGCCCTTGA